One window of the Synechococcus sp. CC9311 genome contains the following:
- a CDS encoding magnesium chelatase subunit H, giving the protein MFTQVRSADRRIVPAENNNHQSVMKAVYVVLEPQYQSALTQAAISLNAQDGPIGIELCGYLIEELRDEHNYADFQKDIAEADVFIGSLIFIEDLAQKIVDAVSLHRDRLKAAVVFPSMPEVMRLNKLGSFSMAQLGQSKSAIAGFMKKRKEAGGAGFQDAMLKLLNTLPTVLKYLPVEKAQDARSFMLSFQYWLGGTPDNLRNFLLMLADKYVFPASEGDGRPELAVADPEVFPDLGIWHPLAPQMFEDLKEYLNWTASRPDLNDKARKGPVIGLVLQRSHIVTGDDAHYVATIQELEFRGARVIPIFCGGLDFSKPVNAFFYDPLNSEQPLVDSIVSLTGFALVGGPARQDHPKAVESLKKLNRPYMVALPLVFQTTQEWEKSDLGLHPVQVALQIAIPELDGAIEPIVLSGRDDATGKAHTLQDRVDAIAERAIRWSSLRLKPRQEKKLAITVFSFPPDKGNVGTAAYLNVFDSIHRVLQEMKAKGYDVKNLPRDAKALMETVINDPEALQGSPELSIAHRMSVEEYERLTPYSERLEENWGKPPGNLNSDGQNLLIYGRHFGNIFVGVQPTFGYEGDPMRLLYSRSASPHHGFAAYYTYLEKVWGADAVLHFGTHGSLEFMPGKQMGMSESCYPDSLIGALPNLYYYAANNPSEATIAKRRGYASTISYLTPPAENAGLYKGLKELGELVGSYQQLRESGRGVQIVNAIVETARLCNLDKDVTLPDEDSSDLNLEERDAIVGAIYRQLMEIESRLLPCGLHTIGKPPTAEEAIATLVSIAALEREDDGLRSLPGLLAESLGRKIEDIYQGNDDGVLEDVELNRTITEVSRAAVGSMVRSLTGSDGRVNMRESFSWFLNLIARFGFKLQTPWFRACSSGGFANVDSTALDTLFTYLRFCLQQICADMEMESLLRALDGEYVLPGPGGDPIRNPGVLPSGKNIHALDPQAIPTRAAVAAAKVVVDKLIERQREEQGDWPETIACVLWGTDNIKTYGESLAQILWFIGVRPVPDSLGRVNKLELIPLEELGRPRIDVVVNCSGVFRDLFINQMALIDQGVKMAAESDESIDQNFVRKHALEQAEKEGTSLRDAACRVFSNASGSYSSNVNLAVENSTWEEEGELQEMYLSRKTFAFNADNPGEMDQKREVFESVMKTADVTFQNLDSAEISLTDVSHYFDSDPTKLIQGLRDDGKSPTSYIADTTTANAQVRSLSETIRLDSRTKLLNPKWYEGMLDSGYEGVREVAKRLNFTLGWSATSGSVDNFVYEEANETFINDPEMRKRLLELNPHSFRRIVGTLLEVNGRGYWETSDENIQQLQELYQEVEDRIEGVKDS; this is encoded by the coding sequence ATGTTTACGCAGGTCCGTTCCGCTGATCGTCGGATTGTTCCTGCTGAGAACAACAATCATCAATCGGTCATGAAGGCCGTCTACGTCGTTCTTGAACCGCAATATCAAAGTGCATTAACACAAGCAGCGATCAGTCTCAATGCGCAAGATGGTCCGATTGGGATTGAACTTTGCGGTTATCTCATTGAGGAACTTCGTGATGAACATAATTACGCAGATTTTCAAAAAGACATCGCTGAAGCCGACGTCTTTATTGGATCCCTCATTTTTATTGAAGATCTCGCCCAGAAAATTGTTGATGCAGTCAGTCTTCACCGCGATCGACTGAAAGCAGCAGTTGTCTTCCCCTCGATGCCTGAGGTGATGCGCCTGAACAAGTTAGGCAGCTTCTCGATGGCTCAACTCGGGCAGAGCAAAAGCGCGATCGCCGGCTTCATGAAAAAGCGAAAAGAAGCTGGTGGCGCGGGTTTTCAAGACGCAATGCTCAAGCTCTTGAATACGCTCCCAACAGTGCTCAAGTATTTGCCTGTTGAGAAGGCTCAAGACGCTCGCAGCTTCATGCTTAGTTTTCAATATTGGCTGGGTGGCACTCCAGACAATCTCCGAAATTTTCTGTTGATGCTGGCTGATAAATATGTTTTTCCTGCATCAGAAGGTGATGGACGTCCTGAACTAGCTGTTGCCGATCCAGAAGTTTTTCCTGATCTAGGGATTTGGCACCCACTAGCACCTCAAATGTTTGAGGATTTAAAGGAATATTTGAATTGGACGGCGAGTCGCCCAGATCTCAACGACAAAGCCCGCAAGGGACCAGTGATTGGTCTCGTGCTCCAGCGAAGTCACATCGTGACTGGAGACGACGCCCACTACGTGGCAACGATCCAAGAACTTGAATTCCGAGGTGCACGCGTCATTCCGATCTTCTGCGGAGGTCTTGATTTCTCAAAACCTGTCAATGCGTTTTTCTACGACCCGCTCAATTCAGAGCAGCCTTTGGTGGACAGCATTGTTTCTCTTACAGGTTTTGCCTTAGTTGGAGGTCCAGCGCGTCAGGACCATCCCAAAGCCGTTGAATCTCTGAAAAAACTCAATCGGCCTTACATGGTTGCCCTGCCATTGGTCTTTCAAACCACGCAAGAATGGGAAAAAAGTGATTTAGGGCTTCACCCAGTGCAGGTAGCACTGCAAATCGCGATTCCCGAATTAGACGGCGCAATCGAACCGATTGTTTTATCTGGTCGTGATGACGCCACGGGTAAAGCTCATACCCTGCAAGATCGCGTGGATGCGATTGCTGAGAGAGCCATCCGATGGTCATCATTACGCCTGAAACCACGGCAAGAGAAAAAGCTAGCTATCACCGTTTTTAGCTTTCCCCCAGACAAGGGAAATGTAGGAACTGCAGCCTATCTCAATGTTTTCGACTCGATTCACAGGGTTCTTCAAGAGATGAAGGCCAAGGGATACGACGTTAAGAACTTGCCACGTGATGCGAAAGCACTCATGGAAACGGTGATCAACGATCCAGAAGCACTTCAAGGATCACCAGAACTCTCGATCGCGCATCGAATGAGCGTTGAAGAGTATGAAAGGCTCACTCCTTATTCAGAACGTTTAGAAGAAAACTGGGGAAAACCACCGGGCAACTTAAATAGCGACGGACAAAATTTATTGATCTATGGACGTCATTTTGGAAATATCTTTGTAGGAGTTCAACCAACTTTTGGTTATGAAGGTGATCCTATGCGCCTTCTCTATTCACGCAGCGCGAGTCCTCATCATGGTTTTGCAGCCTATTACACGTACTTAGAGAAGGTTTGGGGAGCCGATGCAGTGCTCCACTTCGGCACACATGGCTCACTTGAATTTATGCCCGGCAAGCAAATGGGCATGAGTGAAAGCTGTTACCCAGACTCCCTGATTGGAGCCTTACCGAACCTCTATTACTACGCAGCCAATAATCCATCAGAAGCAACGATCGCAAAACGGCGAGGTTATGCATCCACGATTAGTTACCTCACACCACCAGCTGAAAATGCTGGTTTATATAAAGGACTCAAGGAGCTTGGTGAGTTGGTGGGTTCCTATCAACAACTGAGAGAAAGTGGTAGGGGAGTTCAAATCGTGAACGCGATCGTAGAAACAGCACGCTTATGCAATCTTGATAAAGATGTCACGCTGCCTGACGAAGATTCATCTGATCTCAATCTCGAAGAGCGCGACGCCATTGTTGGGGCGATCTATCGCCAGTTGATGGAAATTGAAAGTCGCCTGCTTCCCTGTGGCCTTCATACCATCGGTAAGCCGCCCACGGCAGAAGAAGCGATTGCAACACTGGTGAGTATTGCCGCCTTGGAGCGTGAAGACGACGGGCTTCGTTCTTTACCGGGACTACTCGCTGAATCGCTTGGACGCAAGATCGAAGATATCTATCAAGGCAACGATGATGGCGTTCTTGAAGATGTGGAACTCAATCGCACGATCACAGAAGTTTCACGCGCTGCTGTGGGATCGATGGTGCGTTCGCTGACAGGAAGCGACGGTCGCGTCAATATGCGCGAAAGCTTTAGTTGGTTCCTGAATCTGATCGCTCGGTTTGGATTCAAACTGCAAACACCTTGGTTCAGAGCCTGTTCGAGTGGTGGTTTCGCAAACGTTGACAGCACTGCGCTTGACACCCTGTTTACCTATTTGCGTTTCTGCCTCCAACAAATTTGCGCAGATATGGAAATGGAAAGCCTGTTAAGGGCTCTCGATGGGGAATACGTTCTGCCTGGCCCCGGAGGAGACCCAATCAGGAATCCAGGGGTACTGCCGAGTGGCAAAAACATTCACGCTCTTGATCCTCAAGCGATTCCTACCAGAGCAGCAGTGGCTGCAGCCAAAGTTGTTGTCGACAAATTGATCGAACGACAGAGAGAAGAACAGGGCGATTGGCCGGAAACCATCGCTTGCGTGCTCTGGGGAACTGACAACATCAAAACCTACGGAGAATCACTCGCTCAAATCCTTTGGTTCATCGGCGTGCGACCTGTTCCCGATTCTCTAGGCCGGGTCAATAAGCTCGAGCTCATTCCCCTGGAAGAACTAGGGAGACCAAGGATTGATGTTGTTGTGAATTGTTCGGGTGTGTTCCGAGACTTATTCATCAATCAGATGGCGCTAATTGATCAAGGCGTGAAAATGGCTGCTGAATCGGATGAATCTATTGACCAAAACTTTGTTCGAAAGCATGCTCTTGAACAAGCAGAGAAAGAAGGCACAAGTCTTCGTGATGCTGCTTGCCGTGTGTTTTCCAATGCCAGCGGTAGCTATAGCTCAAACGTAAACCTGGCTGTAGAAAACAGCACCTGGGAAGAAGAGGGAGAGCTTCAGGAGATGTACCTCTCTCGCAAAACTTTTGCCTTTAACGCCGACAACCCAGGCGAAATGGATCAAAAGCGTGAAGTCTTCGAATCCGTGATGAAGACAGCAGACGTAACCTTCCAAAATCTCGACTCCGCTGAGATTTCACTCACTGATGTAAGCCATTATTTCGACAGCGACCCCACCAAGCTGATTCAGGGACTTCGCGATGACGGAAAATCACCAACAAGCTACATCGCAGACACAACGACGGCGAATGCTCAGGTTCGCTCCTTAAGTGAAACAATTCGCCTGGACTCGCGCACCAAACTGCTCAATCCAAAGTGGTATGAAGGCATGCTCGACTCTGGTTATGAAGGAGTGCGCGAAGTTGCGAAGCGCCTGAACTTCACGCTTGGATGGAGTGCTACTAGCGGATCTGTTGACAACTTTGTATACGAAGAAGCCAATGAAACATTCATCAATGATCCAGAAATGCGTAAACGCTTGCTGGAACTTAATCCCCATAGTTTCAGGCGAATTGTTGGAACATTGCTTGAGGTGAATGGACGTGGGTATTGGGAAACCTCCGATGAAAACATTCAGCAACTGCAGGAGCTTTATCAAGAGGTTGAGGATCGAATTGAGGGAGTCAAAGATTCATAA
- a CDS encoding DUF3038 domain-containing protein, with protein sequence MTEATVTPLQEASLPAAVLGRRGMERLDLLLLTVESLDFNGGEAMLWATQQLGFESLFPNRVELWKRRCHNPLRRSTRRGRLGAADTEALISLLCAMADRLYPMLHQLLSSREPADLSKQRWALVDQRLSDLIAERFNLRRGAVQRLLSSDHSSSIQRQLVLTLALAAGPGGVDRLRASLLDPTP encoded by the coding sequence ATGACTGAAGCAACAGTCACTCCTCTCCAAGAAGCGTCTTTGCCAGCTGCAGTGCTTGGTCGTCGTGGGATGGAGCGACTCGATCTCCTTTTACTCACTGTGGAGTCCTTGGATTTCAATGGTGGTGAGGCCATGCTTTGGGCTACGCAACAACTCGGCTTCGAAAGTCTTTTCCCTAATCGAGTGGAGCTTTGGAAGCGTCGATGCCATAACCCGCTGCGACGCTCCACGCGTCGTGGAAGACTTGGTGCGGCTGACACAGAGGCTCTTATCAGTCTTCTCTGTGCGATGGCTGATCGGCTTTATCCGATGCTTCACCAACTCCTGTCGAGTCGTGAACCCGCTGACCTCAGCAAGCAGCGCTGGGCCTTGGTTGACCAACGTTTGAGTGATTTGATTGCTGAGCGTTTCAATCTTCGACGCGGTGCAGTGCAACGCTTGCTCAGCTCCGACCATTCCTCGTCGATTCAACGACAACTTGTTTTGACCCTGGCTCTGGCTGCGGGTCCTGGTGGAGTTGATCGCCTTCGGGCCAGTCTTCTTGACCCAACACCCTGA
- a CDS encoding DUF2949 domain-containing protein → MVISSDPQPKPSAELLAYLQGKLGLSANAINLGLRQSELEQAPLPVVLWSFGLLSLQGYQDVLDWQQSQE, encoded by the coding sequence ATGGTCATTAGCAGTGACCCACAACCCAAGCCATCCGCAGAATTGCTGGCCTACTTGCAGGGCAAGCTTGGATTGAGTGCCAATGCCATCAACCTTGGTTTGCGCCAATCCGAATTGGAACAGGCACCCCTACCTGTGGTGCTCTGGAGTTTTGGTCTTCTGAGCTTGCAGGGATACCAAGATGTTTTGGACTGGCAGCAATCTCAGGAGTAG
- a CDS encoding response regulator, translating to MIWVVDDDPELRQMVGTYLIDQGYDVRCLSDVKQLEARLEFQRPDLIVLDLMMPGDDGLTALRRLRDAGDDLPVVMLTARGDGVDRIIGLEQGADDYLAKPFLPRELSARIEAVLRRRSSIPAGTPLAEGGDVTFGENQFDLSARTLFRNGSPVVITSGEFSLLAAFVQHPHRPLSRERLIELARGPGSDTDSRSMDVQVSRVRKLVEPDPARPRYIQTVWGYGYVFVPDGQPRSR from the coding sequence ATGATTTGGGTTGTGGACGACGACCCGGAGCTTCGTCAGATGGTGGGCACCTACTTGATTGATCAGGGGTATGACGTTCGCTGTCTGAGTGATGTCAAGCAGCTTGAGGCAAGGCTTGAATTTCAACGCCCAGACTTGATCGTGCTCGATCTGATGATGCCTGGTGATGATGGCTTAACAGCCTTACGGCGCTTGCGAGATGCCGGTGACGATCTACCCGTGGTCATGTTGACGGCCAGAGGAGATGGTGTTGACCGGATTATTGGCCTAGAGCAAGGCGCTGATGACTATCTGGCGAAGCCGTTTCTTCCCCGTGAGTTGTCAGCACGCATCGAAGCAGTGCTGAGAAGGCGTAGTTCGATTCCTGCGGGCACTCCCCTTGCTGAAGGAGGTGATGTGACTTTTGGAGAGAATCAATTTGATCTTTCTGCCAGAACTCTGTTTCGCAACGGGTCGCCTGTTGTGATTACCAGTGGTGAGTTCAGCTTGTTAGCAGCCTTTGTGCAGCACCCCCATCGCCCTCTATCAAGAGAAAGGCTGATCGAACTAGCGCGTGGACCAGGGTCTGATACGGATAGTCGCAGCATGGATGTGCAAGTTTCGCGGGTGCGCAAACTGGTCGAACCGGATCCTGCACGTCCTCGCTACATCCAAACGGTCTGGGGATATGGCTATGTCTTTGTTCCTGATGGACAACCTCGTTCGCGTTGA
- a CDS encoding adenine phosphoribosyltransferase → MDLHHYVQDIPDFPKPGILFRDISPMLRDPVGWAEVMDRLGVLCDSLKPDLIVGIEARGFIVGMGLATHKKLGFVPVRKPGKLPGKVYGIDYALEYGTDRLEIHADAMRGQPRILVVDDLLATGGTASATADLVKQAGGQLVGCAFIVELTELKGRGRLPGDIQVESLIHYS, encoded by the coding sequence TTGGATCTTCATCACTACGTTCAAGATATTCCGGACTTTCCAAAACCAGGAATTCTGTTCCGCGACATATCCCCGATGTTGCGTGATCCCGTGGGCTGGGCCGAGGTGATGGATCGTTTAGGTGTGCTGTGCGATTCGTTGAAGCCAGACCTGATTGTGGGAATAGAAGCCAGGGGTTTCATCGTGGGAATGGGTTTGGCAACGCATAAGAAGCTTGGGTTTGTTCCAGTCCGCAAACCAGGGAAACTCCCCGGCAAGGTCTATGGAATTGATTACGCCCTGGAATACGGAACTGATCGGCTCGAGATTCATGCCGACGCCATGAGAGGCCAACCAAGAATTCTGGTCGTTGATGATCTGTTAGCAACAGGAGGGACCGCCTCGGCCACGGCTGATTTGGTCAAACAGGCTGGCGGTCAACTCGTTGGTTGTGCCTTCATCGTGGAACTCACAGAATTAAAAGGACGAGGACGCCTTCCCGGTGATATCCAGGTTGAATCACTCATTCACTACTCCTGA
- the dapB gene encoding 4-hydroxy-tetrahydrodipicolinate reductase: MSDIQTGSIPVVVTGALGRMGAEVIRAVQMAPDCHLVGAVDNTPGKEGHDVGELLGLQSLEVAVTADLEGCLCSASQAVRDAGPGKGAVMVDFTHPSVVYANTRAAIAYGVHPVIGTTGLSPAQLEDLQSFSDKASIGGAVIPNFSVGMVLLQQAAAAAARFYDHAELTELHHNRKADAPSGTCIKTAELMEELGKQFNESEVDEHESLAGCRGGQRPSGLRLHSLRLPGLVAHQEVMFGSPGETYTLRHDTIDRAAYMPGVLLCIRKVRQLQALVYGLERLL; this comes from the coding sequence ATGAGCGACATCCAGACCGGTTCGATCCCTGTTGTGGTGACCGGTGCGCTGGGTCGAATGGGTGCTGAAGTGATTCGAGCAGTTCAAATGGCTCCCGATTGCCATCTGGTGGGTGCAGTGGACAACACACCCGGCAAAGAGGGGCATGACGTGGGCGAATTACTGGGGCTTCAATCCCTTGAGGTGGCTGTTACTGCGGATCTAGAAGGCTGCTTGTGCTCTGCGAGTCAGGCCGTTCGAGATGCCGGGCCTGGGAAAGGTGCCGTCATGGTGGATTTCACCCACCCATCTGTGGTGTATGCCAATACCAGAGCCGCGATCGCCTATGGCGTGCATCCCGTGATTGGGACCACGGGGCTGTCACCCGCCCAACTTGAGGATCTCCAATCGTTTTCCGACAAGGCATCCATTGGTGGGGCTGTGATTCCCAACTTCTCTGTGGGAATGGTGTTGCTTCAGCAGGCTGCTGCCGCTGCTGCCCGGTTTTATGACCACGCCGAGCTGACCGAGCTCCATCACAACCGCAAGGCCGACGCTCCTAGCGGAACCTGCATCAAAACAGCCGAACTGATGGAGGAACTCGGAAAACAATTTAATGAATCAGAAGTGGATGAACATGAATCTCTGGCTGGATGCCGAGGTGGGCAGCGTCCGAGTGGACTGCGGTTGCATTCTTTGCGATTGCCTGGCCTGGTGGCTCATCAAGAAGTGATGTTTGGCTCTCCAGGTGAGACCTACACCCTGCGGCACGACACGATTGATCGGGCTGCATATATGCCAGGCGTGTTGCTTTGCATCCGTAAAGTGCGACAACTACAGGCGCTGGTTTACGGCCTCGAGCGTCTTCTTTAG
- a CDS encoding FAD-dependent monooxygenase, producing the protein MTGYLAPIRINGAGPTGSLLAIGLANFGYPIHLFDPLSADQICSRSRAYALTHSSRRLLTRLGLWNELFPFLSPFKTLSLEDRGINQSVNFTESDLHSSNRSSRTVGWILDHAVLMKLLMSRLERSTHVELHLGEASYQSLHSTHDFGLVIAADGPRSPTRTQLRFPWWSHSYSQGCLTAKVRFRDIDSEKAFECFRPEGPLAILPLGNADFQVVWSAPLHRCRQLAGLQTSAFLDQLCTILPHGLEPDALLDSPAAFPLEISLAPKLHRDNVVLVGESGHRCHPVGGQGLNLCWRDVETLLQLLTSASSIRRGLKAIPRRYTRRRYFDLLAVGFATDLLVRLFSNRQLGLLLVRRFGLFMLKHSPLIRRVSLQAMSDGPCTLLNHLPE; encoded by the coding sequence ATGACCGGCTACCTCGCTCCGATTCGGATTAACGGAGCCGGTCCAACGGGAAGTTTGCTTGCCATTGGCCTTGCAAATTTTGGGTATCCAATTCATCTTTTTGATCCCCTGAGTGCAGATCAAATCTGTTCTCGAAGTAGGGCTTATGCTTTAACTCATTCCTCTAGACGTCTCCTAACGCGATTAGGCCTTTGGAATGAGTTATTTCCTTTCTTATCACCATTTAAGACCTTGAGTCTTGAAGATCGTGGTATCAATCAATCTGTAAATTTTACAGAATCAGATCTTCATTCATCTAATCGATCATCTCGTACGGTTGGATGGATCTTGGATCACGCTGTCTTGATGAAGCTCTTGATGAGCAGACTTGAGAGATCCACCCATGTGGAACTTCACCTCGGCGAAGCTTCCTATCAATCTCTTCATTCCACTCACGATTTTGGATTGGTGATTGCAGCTGATGGTCCTCGCTCACCCACGAGAACACAACTCAGGTTTCCTTGGTGGTCACACTCTTACTCGCAGGGTTGTTTAACTGCAAAAGTACGTTTTCGAGATATTGATTCTGAAAAGGCTTTTGAATGCTTTAGGCCAGAAGGCCCGTTAGCCATTCTTCCGCTGGGAAATGCAGACTTTCAAGTTGTATGGAGTGCTCCTCTTCATCGATGTCGTCAGCTGGCTGGTCTCCAAACATCGGCCTTTTTAGACCAGCTTTGTACGATCCTTCCCCATGGTCTTGAGCCAGATGCGTTGCTCGATTCACCCGCAGCTTTCCCCTTAGAAATTAGCTTGGCGCCAAAACTGCATCGAGATAATGTTGTTCTCGTTGGTGAATCTGGCCATCGCTGTCACCCTGTGGGAGGGCAGGGTCTCAACCTTTGTTGGCGTGATGTTGAAACTCTTCTTCAGCTGCTGACCTCTGCTTCCTCCATTCGGCGGGGTCTAAAAGCAATTCCTCGTCGTTACACGAGGCGTCGTTATTTTGATTTGTTAGCTGTTGGCTTTGCCACCGATCTTCTTGTTCGATTATTCTCCAATCGTCAGTTAGGACTACTTCTTGTACGGCGTTTTGGGCTCTTCATGCTCAAGCACTCTCCCTTGATTCGCCGTGTTTCGCTTCAGGCGATGTCTGATGGACCATGCACGCTTCTGAATCACTTGCCAGAGTGA
- a CDS encoding DUF4335 domain-containing protein, which translates to MLKLSYRYDQTAARLEVDGLPDFSSGHGEGVIGILSAWRLQLVGAPELEGKRDHLEALMAVVFPYSRHQISGVSRPEGWSHHPVSIRSVDGGHQLELTSSQPDVPPLTIKLDDADLADLLRCLDALRSDNRVSIAWPEIINHPLSRRELVERVPLVRRLVAPVFGGVALVVVGVMAIFVPLPNQETKAPIDPVEASSPDPVGDPSQADPSR; encoded by the coding sequence ATGCTCAAGCTCTCTTATCGCTACGACCAAACGGCGGCCAGGCTAGAGGTGGATGGACTGCCCGACTTTTCGTCTGGGCATGGCGAAGGTGTGATTGGGATTCTGTCGGCTTGGCGTCTTCAATTGGTTGGTGCTCCTGAATTAGAGGGGAAACGCGATCACCTAGAAGCCTTGATGGCTGTTGTGTTTCCCTATTCACGCCATCAAATCTCCGGGGTTTCGAGGCCCGAAGGATGGTCTCACCACCCAGTGAGCATTCGTTCTGTGGATGGTGGGCATCAATTGGAACTCACGAGCAGTCAGCCCGATGTTCCACCTTTGACAATCAAATTGGATGATGCTGATTTAGCTGATCTTTTGCGCTGCCTCGATGCGCTTCGCTCTGACAATCGCGTGTCCATCGCTTGGCCCGAGATCATCAATCACCCCTTGAGTCGTCGTGAATTGGTCGAGCGGGTTCCCTTGGTTCGTCGTTTAGTTGCGCCTGTGTTTGGTGGTGTTGCGCTGGTTGTGGTCGGAGTGATGGCCATTTTTGTTCCATTGCCCAACCAGGAGACCAAGGCTCCTATTGATCCCGTAGAGGCTTCTAGCCCAGACCCAGTTGGCGATCCTTCACAAGCTGATCCATCGCGTTGA
- a CDS encoding ATP-binding protein → MTPRVWQVRLRSLFGWSGLALGSWAFCLLVLQVLFGQQLEQLQTVQLGRDLALNVRLTELALERYPPHLVTELTGLDLTVAIHPKPDQKVPSAGFQRQAKALQIQLCERLSHCPMVVADRDHEGERGIWIELISPLEPIWLRVNVRAPMSWPPEPTLLGLSLVGAGMICGGLFLLVEVEAPLRGLEKALSRVGDGIDPDAVPARGAPEVQRLTRRFNAMVQRLAANRNERATMLAGIAHDLRAPITRLQFRLSMPQLSAKERERCANDLQSLERITGQFLLFAGGGDEELSVPVPLDQLLAEVASSHPADQLQLELDKFEVMVKPVALSRAVANLIDNAFTYGQAPVVLRLLRTADQCSIEVWDQGEGMPQRQWEQALQPFHRLDSSRGGQGHCGLGLAIVVHVARLHGGHLDCCYAEGLNDVKVPGRFAIRLSLPMELLVENVAKS, encoded by the coding sequence ATGACCCCACGGGTTTGGCAAGTTCGACTGAGATCCCTATTCGGTTGGAGTGGCCTTGCTCTTGGCAGTTGGGCGTTTTGCTTATTGGTTTTACAGGTCTTGTTTGGACAGCAGCTTGAGCAGTTGCAAACGGTGCAGCTAGGCCGTGATCTGGCGCTCAATGTAAGGCTCACGGAGTTGGCGCTAGAGCGTTACCCCCCCCATCTGGTGACTGAACTCACCGGTCTCGACCTCACTGTTGCGATCCACCCCAAGCCGGATCAAAAGGTTCCGTCAGCAGGCTTTCAACGCCAGGCGAAAGCCCTTCAGATCCAGCTTTGTGAACGGCTCTCCCATTGCCCGATGGTCGTTGCGGATCGCGATCACGAGGGCGAACGCGGAATTTGGATTGAGCTGATTTCGCCGCTGGAACCGATTTGGTTGCGCGTGAATGTTCGTGCACCGATGAGCTGGCCGCCCGAACCCACCCTGTTGGGTTTATCACTGGTTGGGGCGGGCATGATTTGTGGCGGCCTGTTTCTCCTTGTGGAGGTTGAGGCTCCTTTACGTGGACTGGAAAAGGCCTTGTCCAGGGTTGGGGATGGAATCGATCCTGACGCTGTTCCTGCTCGTGGTGCTCCTGAGGTTCAGCGTCTTACGCGCCGTTTTAATGCCATGGTGCAACGTTTGGCGGCCAATCGGAACGAGAGAGCCACCATGCTCGCTGGAATCGCCCATGACTTACGGGCACCAATTACTCGGCTGCAGTTTCGTTTGTCCATGCCTCAACTCAGCGCAAAAGAACGCGAGCGTTGTGCCAATGATTTGCAGTCTCTGGAACGCATCACAGGCCAGTTTTTGCTGTTCGCCGGTGGAGGTGATGAAGAACTCTCTGTGCCCGTTCCCTTGGATCAATTGCTGGCTGAGGTGGCGAGCAGTCATCCTGCCGATCAATTGCAGCTTGAGTTGGACAAATTTGAGGTCATGGTGAAGCCCGTTGCCCTGAGTCGTGCTGTTGCCAACTTGATTGACAATGCCTTCACCTATGGCCAAGCCCCTGTGGTGTTGCGCTTGCTGCGTACTGCTGATCAGTGTTCGATAGAAGTTTGGGATCAGGGTGAAGGGATGCCCCAGCGTCAGTGGGAGCAGGCCCTTCAACCGTTTCACCGCCTCGACTCTTCGCGTGGAGGACAGGGCCACTGTGGATTGGGTTTAGCCATTGTTGTGCATGTGGCGCGTCTTCATGGTGGTCATCTCGATTGCTGTTATGCCGAGGGTTTGAATGATGTGAAGGTTCCAGGACGATTCGCTATTCGTTTGTCATTGCCGATGGAGCTCTTGGTTGAGAACGTTGCGAAAAGCTGA